The following are encoded in a window of Bradyrhizobium sp. WBOS07 genomic DNA:
- a CDS encoding MaoC family dehydratase N-terminal domain-containing protein, translating to MTEKLDIDHLRQWIGRSTEATDIVTAQLVMGLRATLFQDVGEPRKGDAAPFTVHWCLAQPVFPMSMLGPDGHPTRGGFLPPVPLPRRMWAGGEIEFLQPLRVGDESTRTSRIADVQVKSGSTGTLCFVSVEHSISSPRGTAIRERQDIVYREMTSSAPAGAKAPPHPPKAQHRETHVSDPVLLFRYSALTFNGHRIHYDRDYVTKVEGYPGLIFHGPLQAALIIEMAARLRGGKAPKKFTYRGLQPLFEGTEFSVNANELEAGMELWTANAEGQPTMKGTAVW from the coding sequence ATGACCGAGAAGCTCGACATCGATCATTTGCGGCAATGGATCGGCCGCAGCACGGAGGCGACCGACATCGTCACCGCGCAGCTCGTCATGGGCCTGCGCGCGACGCTGTTCCAGGACGTCGGCGAGCCCAGGAAGGGCGACGCCGCGCCGTTCACGGTGCATTGGTGCCTGGCGCAGCCGGTGTTTCCGATGTCGATGCTCGGCCCCGACGGCCACCCCACCCGCGGCGGCTTCCTGCCGCCGGTGCCCCTGCCGCGCCGGATGTGGGCCGGCGGCGAGATCGAGTTCCTGCAGCCGCTGCGCGTCGGCGACGAATCGACCCGGACCTCGCGCATCGCCGATGTGCAGGTGAAGTCAGGCTCCACCGGCACGCTGTGCTTCGTCTCGGTCGAGCACAGCATCTCTTCCCCGCGTGGCACCGCCATCCGCGAGCGGCAGGATATCGTCTATCGCGAGATGACCAGCAGCGCGCCGGCGGGCGCGAAGGCCCCGCCTCATCCGCCGAAGGCGCAGCACCGCGAGACCCATGTGTCGGATCCCGTGCTGCTGTTCCGCTATTCCGCCCTGACCTTCAACGGCCACCGCATCCATTACGACCGCGACTACGTCACCAAGGTCGAGGGTTATCCGGGCCTGATCTTCCACGGGCCGTTGCAGGCGGCGCTGATCATCGAGATGGCGGCGCGCTTGCGTGGCGGCAAGGCGCCGAAGAAGTTCACCTATCGCGGGCTGCAGCCGTTGTTCGAGGGCACGGAGTTCTCGGTCAACGCCAACGAGCTAGAGGCGGGCATGGAGCTGTGGACCGCGAACGCGGAGGGGCAGCCGACGATGAAGGGCACGGCGGTGTGGTAG
- the mdlC gene encoding benzoylformate decarboxylase, whose translation MAKNGKTGSKSVTVKQATLDLLRGFGIDRVFGNPGSTELPFLSDWPDDIDYVLALQEASAVGMADGYAQATRNAGFVNLHSAAGVGNALGNIYTAHRNQTPLVITAGQQARSILPLQAFLYAERASEFPRPYVKYSVEPARPEDVPAAIARAYYTAMQPPCGPTFVSIPIDDWAHATPPVEARKVSREIGPEPDAMKALVAALASAKHPALVVGPGVDRAGAVDLMVRVAEKAKASVWVSPFSARCSFPERHPQFAGFLHASPAQLSDALRAHDLVVVIGAPVFTFHVEGHAAIFDGGATIFQITDDPDAAAVTPVGTSIIATMKPALSLLLDLLPESKRTTPKGRTLPPAPQAGDPLPVEFLLHSLSQAMPDGASLVEEVPSHRPAMQKFLPMPGQDSFYTMASGGLGYSLPAAVGMALGKPKQRTVCLIGDGSAMYSIQALWTAAQRNLPLTIVVINNSGYGAMRSFSQVMQVRGVPGLELPGIDFVRLAEGMGCHAVRVSKATELGEALKHGMAFEGTSLVEVVVDSAVPVLYGQKH comes from the coding sequence ATGGCCAAGAACGGCAAGACCGGCAGCAAGTCCGTCACCGTCAAGCAGGCGACGCTCGACCTCTTGCGCGGCTTCGGCATCGACCGGGTGTTCGGCAATCCCGGCTCGACCGAGCTGCCGTTCCTGTCCGACTGGCCCGACGACATCGACTACGTGCTGGCGCTGCAGGAGGCTTCCGCCGTCGGCATGGCCGACGGCTACGCGCAGGCGACGCGGAATGCCGGCTTCGTCAATCTGCATTCGGCGGCCGGCGTCGGCAACGCGCTCGGCAACATCTATACTGCGCATCGCAACCAGACCCCGCTGGTGATCACTGCGGGTCAGCAGGCGCGCTCGATCCTGCCCTTGCAGGCGTTCCTCTACGCCGAACGCGCCTCGGAATTCCCGCGGCCTTACGTCAAATACAGCGTCGAGCCGGCGCGGCCGGAGGACGTGCCGGCCGCGATCGCGCGGGCCTATTACACCGCGATGCAGCCGCCGTGCGGGCCGACCTTCGTGTCGATCCCGATCGATGATTGGGCTCACGCCACCCCCCCCGTGGAAGCGCGCAAGGTCAGCCGCGAGATCGGCCCCGAGCCTGACGCGATGAAGGCGCTGGTTGCCGCGCTCGCCAGCGCAAAGCACCCTGCCCTCGTGGTCGGCCCCGGCGTCGACCGCGCCGGCGCGGTGGACCTCATGGTACGCGTGGCCGAGAAGGCCAAGGCCAGCGTCTGGGTCAGCCCGTTCTCGGCGCGCTGCTCCTTCCCCGAGCGCCACCCGCAATTCGCCGGCTTCCTGCACGCTTCGCCCGCGCAGCTGTCCGACGCGCTGCGCGCGCACGACCTCGTCGTCGTGATCGGCGCACCGGTGTTCACCTTCCATGTCGAGGGCCATGCCGCGATCTTCGACGGCGGCGCGACGATCTTCCAGATCACGGACGATCCTGACGCGGCGGCGGTGACTCCGGTGGGCACCAGCATCATCGCCACGATGAAGCCGGCTCTCAGCCTGCTGCTTGACCTGCTCCCCGAGAGCAAGCGCACCACACCCAAGGGCCGCACGCTGCCGCCGGCGCCGCAGGCCGGCGATCCGCTGCCGGTCGAGTTCCTGCTGCATTCGCTGTCGCAGGCGATGCCGGACGGCGCCTCGCTCGTCGAGGAGGTGCCCTCGCACCGGCCGGCCATGCAGAAGTTTCTGCCCATGCCCGGCCAGGACAGTTTCTACACCATGGCGAGCGGCGGCCTCGGCTATTCGCTGCCCGCCGCCGTCGGCATGGCGCTCGGCAAGCCGAAGCAGCGCACGGTGTGCCTGATCGGCGACGGCTCGGCGATGTATTCGATCCAGGCGCTATGGACCGCCGCGCAGCGCAACCTGCCGCTCACCATCGTCGTCATCAACAATTCCGGCTACGGCGCGATGCGCTCGTTCAGCCAGGTGATGCAGGTGCGGGGCGTGCCCGGGCTGGAGCTGCCGGGGATCGATTTCGTCCGGCTCGCCGAAGGCATGGGCTGCCATGCGGTGCGGGTGAGCAAGGCGACGGAGCTGGGCGAAGCGCTGAAGCACGGCATGGCGTTCGAGGGCACGAGCCTCGTCGAGGTCGTGGTGGATTCAGCGGTGCCGGTTCTGTACGGGCAGAAGCATTGA
- a CDS encoding SDR family NAD(P)-dependent oxidoreductase, with protein sequence MSGALPAGQRMKGKVCLVTGGGSGIGRATALRMASEGAEAVLVAGRREAEIAATAASCRELGTEAIALKTDITREDEVERLIRTAVERCGRLDVAFNNAGFQERRAPLEEQGTEIYDSVFDTNVRALFLCLRHQLPVMLARGRGSIVVNASVSGVRNPNPGFSLYSASKAAAISLTRSVALENAPRGIRINAIAPGRVVTDMMLRAGVGDVATVSAGLPLRRMGSPEEVAEAVVWLSSDASSYVVGHVLAADGGFLAS encoded by the coding sequence ATGAGCGGAGCTTTGCCGGCAGGTCAGCGAATGAAGGGCAAGGTCTGTCTGGTCACCGGTGGCGGCAGCGGCATCGGCCGCGCCACCGCGCTGCGGATGGCATCCGAGGGTGCCGAAGCGGTCCTGGTTGCCGGCCGGCGCGAGGCCGAGATCGCGGCGACCGCCGCCTCGTGCCGCGAGCTCGGCACGGAGGCGATTGCGCTCAAGACCGACATCACGCGCGAGGACGAGGTCGAACGGCTGATCCGCACCGCCGTCGAACGCTGCGGTCGGCTCGACGTCGCCTTCAACAATGCCGGCTTCCAGGAGCGTCGCGCGCCGCTGGAGGAGCAGGGCACCGAGATCTACGACAGCGTGTTCGACACCAATGTCCGCGCGCTGTTCCTGTGCCTGCGCCACCAATTGCCTGTCATGCTGGCGCGGGGGCGCGGCAGCATCGTGGTCAACGCCTCCGTCAGCGGCGTGCGCAATCCCAATCCCGGCTTCTCGCTCTATTCGGCCTCCAAGGCCGCCGCGATCTCGCTGACGCGTTCAGTGGCGCTGGAGAACGCCCCGCGCGGCATCCGCATCAACGCCATCGCGCCCGGCCGTGTCGTCACCGACATGATGCTGCGCGCCGGCGTCGGCGACGTCGCAACCGTCAGCGCCGGCCTGCCGCTGCGGCGGATGGGGAGTCCGGAGGAGGTGGCGGAGGCCGTGGTGTGGCTGTCGTCGGATGCGTCATCCTACGTAGTTGGCCACGTGCTGGCGGCGGACGGGGGATTTCTGGCGTCGTAG
- a CDS encoding MarR family winged helix-turn-helix transcriptional regulator gives MTELALIDDIRAASRLMVRELGFMDATVAASDYPPSAVHTILEIGIRGPMTSGELGDFLRLEKSSVSRLVRKLIDCGELRETPDETDARSKRLSLTAKGRRTLEALHAFGRQQVRGALAALTDAEQRKVREGMMLYARALRASRVEDEAAA, from the coding sequence ATGACGGAGCTTGCGCTGATCGACGACATCCGTGCCGCCTCGCGGTTGATGGTGCGCGAGCTCGGCTTCATGGATGCGACGGTGGCAGCGTCGGACTATCCGCCGTCCGCCGTCCACACCATCCTGGAGATCGGCATCCGCGGCCCCATGACCTCGGGCGAGCTCGGCGATTTCCTGCGTCTGGAGAAATCCAGCGTCAGCCGCCTGGTGCGCAAGTTGATCGATTGCGGCGAGCTGCGCGAGACACCGGACGAGACGGATGCACGCAGCAAGAGGCTTTCGCTCACCGCAAAGGGCCGGCGCACGCTGGAGGCGCTGCACGCCTTCGGCCGTCAGCAGGTACGCGGCGCGCTGGCGGCGCTGACGGACGCCGAGCAGCGCAAGGTGCGCGAGGGCATGATGCTCTACGCGCGGGCGCTGCGGGCGAGCCGGGTGGAGGATGAGGCGGCTGCCTAG
- a CDS encoding SDR family oxidoreductase has protein sequence MQVTGKVVVVTGGANGIGKALCEAFHNAGAAKIVVADMDAANARAVAAMVDGAAFKCDVAQEKDIAHVIEETERQFGPIDLFCSNAGIGGGFDPMSENAGGASDEPWQRSWAIHVMAHVYAARHLVPRMKARGGGYFLNTISAAGLLSQVGSPAYSTTKHAAVGFAENLAISHKAHNIKVSILCPQGVDTNMLRSIPKGPQSGDGDLTPEQVAKDVLAGLEQETFLILPHPQVLGYMRKKTENYDRWIGGMAKIQARMREEFGK, from the coding sequence ATGCAGGTGACCGGCAAGGTCGTGGTCGTCACGGGCGGCGCAAACGGCATCGGCAAGGCGCTGTGCGAGGCGTTTCATAACGCGGGCGCGGCCAAGATCGTCGTCGCGGACATGGACGCCGCCAATGCCAGGGCGGTCGCCGCGATGGTGGATGGCGCCGCCTTCAAATGCGACGTCGCGCAGGAGAAGGACATCGCGCACGTCATCGAGGAAACCGAACGGCAGTTCGGTCCCATCGATTTGTTCTGCTCCAATGCCGGCATCGGCGGCGGCTTCGATCCGATGTCGGAGAATGCCGGCGGCGCCTCGGACGAGCCCTGGCAGCGCAGCTGGGCGATCCACGTCATGGCGCATGTCTATGCGGCGCGGCATCTCGTGCCCCGCATGAAGGCGCGCGGCGGCGGCTATTTCCTCAACACCATCTCGGCCGCTGGGCTGTTGTCGCAGGTCGGCAGCCCCGCTTATTCCACGACCAAGCACGCCGCGGTCGGCTTTGCCGAGAATCTCGCGATCTCGCACAAGGCCCACAACATCAAGGTCTCGATCCTCTGCCCGCAGGGCGTCGACACCAACATGCTGCGCTCGATCCCCAAGGGTCCGCAATCCGGCGACGGCGACCTGACGCCGGAGCAGGTGGCGAAAGACGTGCTCGCCGGCCTCGAGCAGGAAACCTTCCTGATCTTGCCGCACCCCCAGGTGCTCGGCTACATGCGCAAGAAGACCGAGAATTACGACCGCTGGATCGGTGGCATGGCCAAGATCCAGGCCAGGATGCGGGAAGAGTTCGGGAAGTAG